A DNA window from Porphyromonas gingivalis ATCC 33277 contains the following coding sequences:
- the mfa1 gene encoding fimbria major subunit Mfa1, whose product MKLNKMFLVGALLSLGFASCSKEGNGPDPDNAAKSYMSMTLSMPMGSARAGDGQDQANPDYHYVGEWAGKDKIEKVSIYMVPQGGPGLVESAEDLDFGTYYENPTIDPATHNAILKPKKGIKVNSAVGKTVKVYVVLNDIAGKAKALLANVNAADFDAKFKEIIELSTQAQALGTVADGPNPATAAGKIAKKNGTTDETIMMTCLQPSDALTIEAAVSEANAIAGIKNQAKVTVERSVARAMVSTKAQSYEIKATTQIGEIAAGSVLATITDIRWVVAQGERRQYLSKKRGTVPENTWVTPGSGFVPTSSTFHTNATEYYDYAGLWEDHNTNEAVISGTQVPTLADYQLQDVTGELANALSGKFLLPNTHKSGANAASSDYKRGNTAYVLVRAKFTPKKEAFIDRGKTYSDNTAVPEYVAGEDFFVGENGQFYVSMKSVTDPKVGGVAGMKAHKYVKGKVLYYAWLNPSTTSPDSWWNSPVVRNNIYHIHIKSIKKLGFNWNPLVPDPDPSNPENPNNPDPNPDEPGTPVPTDPENPLPDQDTFMSVEVTVLPWKVHSYEVDL is encoded by the coding sequence ATGAAGTTAAACAAAATGTTTTTGGTCGGAGCATTGCTCTCATTGGGCTTTGCTTCTTGTAGTAAAGAGGGCAATGGCCCCGATCCGGACAATGCGGCGAAGTCGTATATGTCTATGACGTTGTCCATGCCTATGGGAAGTGCTCGTGCGGGTGACGGACAGGATCAAGCTAACCCTGACTACCATTATGTAGGAGAGTGGGCAGGAAAAGACAAAATTGAGAAAGTGAGCATCTACATGGTGCCTCAGGGTGGCCCTGGGCTTGTGGAGAGTGCTGAAGATCTTGATTTTGGCACTTATTATGAAAATCCTACTATAGATCCTGCAACCCACAATGCCATTTTGAAACCGAAAAAAGGTATCAAGGTTAATTCTGCTGTCGGCAAGACGGTTAAAGTATATGTGGTGCTCAATGACATCGCCGGCAAGGCAAAAGCCCTTTTGGCAAATGTTAATGCAGCAGACTTTGATGCTAAATTCAAAGAGATAATCGAACTGTCTACTCAGGCTCAGGCTTTAGGTACGGTAGCCGATGGCCCGAATCCTGCTACAGCGGCTGGAAAGATTGCCAAAAAGAATGGTACTACTGATGAGACAATCATGATGACCTGTTTGCAGCCTTCTGATGCTTTGACTATCGAAGCTGCTGTATCCGAGGCCAATGCTATCGCAGGGATTAAGAATCAGGCCAAGGTTACGGTGGAGCGTTCTGTAGCACGTGCGATGGTTTCAACGAAAGCCCAGAGTTATGAAATTAAAGCCACTACTCAAATTGGAGAAATTGCCGCAGGTTCTGTTTTGGCTACCATTACGGATATCAGATGGGTTGTTGCTCAAGGAGAACGTCGCCAATACCTAAGCAAGAAAAGAGGAACTGTTCCAGAAAATACTTGGGTTACTCCGGGTTCTGGTTTCGTTCCTACCAGCAGCACTTTCCATACAAATGCTACCGAGTATTATGATTATGCCGGTCTGTGGGAAGATCATAATACAAATGAGGCCGTAATCAGTGGAACTCAAGTGCCGACTTTGGCTGATTATCAGCTTCAGGACGTGACTGGCGAATTGGCAAATGCTCTTTCAGGGAAATTCCTGCTGCCTAATACCCATAAGTCAGGTGCTAATGCTGCCTCGTCAGACTATAAGAGAGGTAATACTGCCTATGTATTGGTTCGTGCGAAGTTTACTCCCAAGAAAGAAGCCTTTATCGATAGAGGTAAAACTTATTCAGATAATACTGCAGTTCCTGAATATGTAGCAGGTGAAGATTTCTTCGTTGGTGAGAATGGCCAGTTCTATGTGTCTATGAAATCCGTTACAGACCCCAAGGTAGGTGGTGTAGCTGGTATGAAGGCACACAAATATGTGAAAGGCAAAGTACTGTACTATGCTTGGTTGAATCCCAGTACTACTTCTCCCGATTCATGGTGGAATTCCCCTGTTGTGCGCAACAATATCTACCATATCCACATCAAGAGCATCAAGAAGTTGGGCTTCAACTGGAATCCTTTGGTGCCGGATCCGGATCCTAGCAACCCGGAAAATCCGAATAACCCTGACCCGAATCCGGATGAGCCGGGTACTCCCGTTCCTACAGATCCGGAGAACCCCTTGCCTGATCAGGATACGTTCATGTCGGTTGAGGTTACAGTTTTGCCTTGGAAAGTTCATTCCTATGAGGTTGATCTCTAA
- the mfa2 gene encoding fimbrial anchor subunit Mfa2: MNKRKHMDIRRLIISLPAIMALWGGLASCDKMIYDNYDDCPRGVYVNFYSQTECAENPSYPAEVARLNVYAFDKDGILRSANVFEDVQLSAAKEWLIPLEKDGLYTIFAWGNIDDHYNIGEIKIGETTKQQVLMRLKQDGKWATNIDGTTLWYATSPVVELKNMEDGADQYIHTRANLREYTNRVTVSVDSLPHPENYEIKLASSNGSYRFDGTVAKADSTYYPGETKVVGDSTCRAFFTTLKLESGHENTLSVTHKPTGREIFRTDLVGAILSSQYAQNINLRCINDFDIRLVAHHCNCPDDTYVVVQIWINGWLIHSYEIEL, translated from the coding sequence ATGAACAAACGGAAGCATATGGATATTCGCAGACTTATTATTTCTTTGCCGGCAATAATGGCCCTGTGGGGTGGTTTGGCTTCATGTGATAAGATGATTTATGACAATTACGATGATTGTCCTCGAGGAGTATATGTCAACTTCTATTCTCAGACTGAGTGTGCCGAAAATCCTTCTTATCCTGCGGAAGTTGCCCGATTGAACGTTTATGCTTTCGATAAGGATGGTATCCTTCGCAGTGCCAATGTGTTTGAGGATGTCCAGTTGTCAGCTGCAAAAGAATGGCTGATCCCTTTGGAGAAAGACGGCTTATATACGATTTTTGCTTGGGGTAACATCGACGACCACTATAATATAGGTGAAATAAAAATTGGCGAGACGACCAAGCAGCAGGTTTTGATGCGCTTGAAGCAGGATGGTAAATGGGCGACCAATATAGATGGGACGACCCTTTGGTATGCGACGAGTCCTGTCGTTGAGCTGAAGAATATGGAAGATGGCGCGGATCAGTATATCCATACGAGAGCCAATCTTCGAGAGTATACCAATCGTGTGACGGTGAGTGTAGATAGTTTGCCTCATCCCGAAAATTATGAAATAAAATTGGCCTCGAGCAATGGCTCCTATCGCTTCGATGGTACTGTTGCAAAAGCTGATTCTACTTATTATCCCGGCGAAACCAAAGTAGTAGGTGATAGCACATGCCGGGCTTTCTTTACGACACTCAAGCTGGAGAGTGGGCATGAAAATACCCTTTCCGTGACACATAAGCCGACCGGAAGAGAGATATTCCGTACAGACCTTGTAGGTGCTATTCTTTCGAGTCAGTATGCTCAAAATATCAACTTGCGCTGTATCAATGACTTCGATATAAGGTTGGTGGCACATCATTGCAACTGCCCTGACGATACTTATGTCGTTGTTCAAATCTGGATAAACGGCTGGTTGATACATAGTTACGAAATAGAACTTTAA
- the mfa3 gene encoding fimbrial tip subunit Mfa3, with product MMQLKKRYFALILLLFLWSGCDRGVDPQPDPLQPDVYLLVNARAAHTNGEESINMDAEDFEDRVHSLAMLVFDSNTGEKVAEHFSSSIGSGTSTYVFTVKLKPGQRDFFFVANIPNMQTAMASIVNKSDMNHFMQVFRDLDPIHYHNATNNNGFPMSRMYSNQTVTIGGTITQPLPFKPDGENNVKLQRVVAKLDVNIVEGVENLQKIELCNANVHYRLVPNQSEPIQFYGPVELRRVGATNQWLGYMPEAIVESTKWWGNTGNAENKPINFFRLTTRGGLVYDVPIITHEGAIPGGQYLPFAKGLLADKPSYTVYRNRHYIYRIKTLPDKIEVKYSICDWNIVTNDTYMGYGYNVGVDEQGNVTITNTMQNCDPHVVRLVAKNGAYFGSQPTDTSVEFTELANGASQTFKVNKDAVAVGSAYLEVYYNPDLNATGVVPDKVFIKK from the coding sequence ATGATGCAGCTTAAAAAGAGATACTTTGCACTTATCCTATTGCTTTTCCTTTGGAGCGGATGCGATAGAGGAGTTGATCCACAGCCGGATCCTTTACAGCCGGATGTTTATCTACTCGTTAACGCGAGAGCAGCACATACGAATGGCGAGGAATCCATCAATATGGATGCCGAGGATTTTGAAGATCGTGTACACAGTCTCGCTATGTTGGTGTTCGATAGCAATACAGGAGAAAAAGTTGCCGAACATTTTTCTTCCTCCATAGGGAGCGGTACTTCTACCTATGTCTTTACTGTGAAATTGAAACCCGGACAGCGCGATTTCTTTTTCGTGGCAAATATTCCCAATATGCAGACTGCCATGGCCTCGATCGTGAACAAATCCGATATGAATCACTTTATGCAGGTTTTCAGAGATTTGGACCCTATTCATTATCACAATGCAACCAACAATAATGGATTCCCCATGTCGAGAATGTATTCCAATCAGACGGTTACGATCGGGGGAACCATCACTCAGCCTTTGCCATTCAAGCCGGACGGAGAAAACAATGTGAAGTTGCAGCGTGTGGTTGCAAAGTTGGATGTGAATATCGTGGAAGGAGTGGAAAATCTGCAGAAGATTGAACTTTGTAATGCTAATGTCCACTATAGATTGGTGCCCAATCAGTCAGAGCCTATTCAGTTTTACGGCCCGGTAGAACTGAGGCGAGTAGGTGCCACGAACCAATGGCTTGGCTATATGCCGGAGGCGATCGTAGAATCAACAAAGTGGTGGGGGAATACCGGCAATGCTGAGAATAAGCCGATCAACTTCTTCCGCCTGACAACTCGCGGTGGACTTGTATATGACGTGCCGATTATTACGCACGAAGGTGCTATTCCGGGAGGGCAGTACTTACCTTTTGCCAAAGGCTTATTGGCGGATAAGCCGAGTTATACGGTTTATAGAAATCGTCATTACATATATCGTATCAAGACGCTGCCGGATAAGATAGAAGTGAAGTATTCTATTTGCGATTGGAATATAGTAACCAACGATACTTATATGGGCTATGGCTACAACGTGGGAGTCGATGAGCAAGGCAATGTCACCATTACTAATACGATGCAGAATTGTGATCCCCATGTTGTGAGACTCGTTGCTAAAAATGGTGCTTACTTTGGCTCCCAGCCTACCGATACTTCGGTTGAGTTTACTGAGTTAGCCAACGGTGCTTCGCAAACATTCAAAGTAAATAAAGATGCTGTGGCGGTCGGCTCTGCCTATCTGGAGGTTTATTATAACCCGGATCTGAATGCAACAGGGGTCGTTCCGGATAAAGTTTTTATCAAGAAATAG
- the mfa4 gene encoding minor fimbrial subunit Mfa4: MKKYLLYASLLTSVLLFSCSKNNPSEPVEDRSIEISIRVDDFTKTGETVRYERNQGSAAERLITNLYLLLFDQSGANPAKYYIAGNTFSGGIWLPDDMKVKLDMTQSEAGERKVYVVANVDNAVKTALDAVANESDLQTVKRTTAMPWSTDIASPFLMSGNKTHDFLANRLLDNVPLVRAIAKVELNISLSEKFQIVPIIVNGSLSEFKFRYVNFDKETYVVKPTTKPDNLISSANGVWPQITDWTVWGASLNTSPAPDAGTGYTLDANGKVTALRIVTYLNERDSKGATVEVALPRVDDGTLPPPEFGPELYRLPLPDKILRNHWYKYEVEI; the protein is encoded by the coding sequence ATGAAAAAGTATTTGTTATATGCCTCGTTGTTAACGAGTGTTTTGCTCTTTTCCTGTTCAAAGAACAATCCTAGCGAGCCGGTGGAAGACAGATCCATCGAAATTTCTATAAGGGTAGATGATTTCACCAAAACGGGTGAGACAGTACGCTATGAAAGGAATCAAGGAAGTGCTGCCGAAAGGCTCATTACCAATCTTTACCTCTTGTTGTTCGATCAGTCAGGGGCAAATCCTGCGAAATACTATATTGCCGGTAACACTTTCTCCGGAGGAATCTGGCTTCCTGATGATATGAAGGTGAAGTTGGATATGACACAATCCGAGGCTGGAGAGCGCAAAGTATATGTCGTAGCCAATGTCGATAATGCGGTTAAAACGGCTCTTGATGCTGTCGCTAACGAAAGCGATTTGCAGACTGTAAAGAGGACGACTGCAATGCCGTGGTCGACCGATATAGCCTCTCCTTTCCTGATGTCCGGAAACAAGACACACGACTTCTTGGCCAATCGTCTTTTGGACAATGTGCCCCTTGTGCGTGCCATTGCCAAGGTGGAGCTGAATATCTCGCTGAGTGAGAAATTTCAGATTGTGCCGATAATTGTCAATGGTAGTTTGAGTGAGTTCAAGTTCAGATACGTAAACTTCGACAAGGAGACCTACGTAGTGAAGCCAACGACCAAGCCGGACAATCTCATTAGTTCTGCTAATGGTGTTTGGCCTCAGATTACAGATTGGACTGTATGGGGTGCTTCCTTAAATACTTCTCCTGCTCCGGATGCGGGCACAGGTTATACATTGGATGCAAATGGCAAGGTAACGGCACTACGGATTGTTACCTATCTGAATGAGCGCGATAGCAAAGGGGCTACGGTAGAGGTCGCATTGCCTCGTGTGGATGATGGCACCCTCCCTCCTCCCGAATTCGGCCCGGAGCTTTATCGCTTGCCTTTGCCGGACAAGATCCTGCGCAATCATTGGTACAAGTACGAAGTCGAGATTTGA
- the mfa5 gene encoding minor fimbrial subunit Mfa5, translating into MMKRYTIILAVFLLFCTVFTFQIKARPYERFADVEKPWIQKHSMDSKLVPANKGNLIQAEIVYQSVSEHSDLVISPVNEIRPANRFPSHRKSFFAENLRASPPVVPVAVDKYAVPVANPMDPENPNAWDVTLKITTKAVTVPVDVVMVIDQSSSMGGQNIARLKSAIASGQRFVKKMLPKGMATEGVRIALVSYDHEPHRLSDFTKDTAFLCQKIRALTPIWGTHTQGGLKMARNIMATSTAVDKHIILMSDGLATEQYPVKNVTTADFIGETGNANDPIDLVIQGAINFPTNYVSNNPSTPLTPNYPTHSSKVGRRNLPESKFDYSNLSARITFDGVAGALVYEPRFPHPYYYYFPCNAAINEAQFAKNSGYTIHTIGYDLGDFALANNSLKLTATDENHFFTATPANLAAAFDNIAQTINIGIQRGEVTDFVAPGFIVKNLTQSGDVTHLLNVSNGTVHYDVSTKKLTWTTGTILSSSEATITYRIYADLDYIQNNDIPVNTTSAIGPDLGGFDTNTEAKLTYTNSNGESNQQLIFPRPTVKLGYGVIKRHYVLVNKDGQPIQANGTVVSSLSEAHVLQSQDFFLPSGGGHIVPKWIKLDKTTEALQYYSVPPTNTVITTADGKRYRFVEVPGSTPNPGQIGISWKKPAGNAYFAYKLLNYWMGGTTDQQSEWDVTSNWTGAQVPLTGEDVEFATTENFGSPAVADLHVPTTNPKIIGNLINNSDKDLVVTTNSQLTINGVVEDNNPNVGTIVVKSSKDNPTGTLLFANPGYNQNVGGTVEFYNQGYDCADCGMYRRSWQYFGIPVNESGFPINDVGGNETVNQWVEPFNGDKWRPAPYAPDTKLQKFKGYQITNDVQAQPTGVYSFKGTLCVCDAFLNLTRTSGVNYSGANLIGNSYTGAIDIKQGIVFPPEVEQTVYLFNTGTRDQWRKLNGSTVSGFRAGQYLSVPKNTAGQDNLPDRIPSMHSFLVKMQNGASCTLQILYDKLLKNTTVNNGNGTQITWRSGNSGSANMPSLVMDVLGNESADRLWIFTDGGLSFGFDNGWDGRKLTEKGLSQLYAMSDIGNDKFQVAGVPELNNLLIGFDADKDGQYTLEFALSDHFAKGGVFLEDLSRGVTRRIVDGGSYSFDAKRGDSGARFRLSYDEEWVESAEVSVLVGTVGKRILITNNCEHACQANVYTTDGKLLIRLDVKPGSKSMTEPLIDGAYVVSLQSPATSSNVRKVVVN; encoded by the coding sequence ATGATGAAACGATATACAATAATTCTTGCAGTTTTTCTTTTATTCTGCACGGTATTTACCTTTCAAATAAAAGCTCGCCCTTATGAAAGATTTGCAGATGTAGAGAAGCCTTGGATTCAGAAACATTCAATGGATTCTAAATTGGTGCCTGCAAATAAGGGTAACTTAATTCAAGCTGAAATTGTATACCAATCTGTTTCTGAACATAGTGACTTAGTTATTTCGCCTGTGAACGAAATAAGGCCTGCAAATCGTTTCCCTTCGCATAGGAAGTCTTTTTTTGCAGAAAATCTACGGGCATCTCCCCCCGTAGTTCCCGTTGCCGTCGACAAGTATGCGGTACCGGTTGCCAATCCAATGGATCCTGAAAATCCCAATGCCTGGGATGTGACGCTAAAAATCACTACTAAAGCGGTAACAGTACCTGTCGATGTGGTGATGGTTATCGACCAGTCTTCGTCAATGGGAGGGCAAAACATTGCCAGATTAAAGTCTGCCATTGCATCGGGACAGCGTTTTGTAAAAAAAATGTTGCCTAAGGGGATGGCTACAGAAGGGGTGCGTATCGCTCTTGTGAGTTATGACCATGAGCCTCATCGCTTATCTGATTTTACCAAAGACACTGCTTTTCTCTGTCAAAAAATCCGGGCTTTGACTCCTATTTGGGGAACACATACCCAGGGGGGGCTTAAAATGGCGAGAAACATTATGGCTACTTCTACTGCTGTGGATAAGCATATCATATTGATGTCTGACGGGTTAGCGACGGAGCAGTATCCTGTTAAAAATGTAACTACTGCAGATTTCATTGGCGAAACTGGAAATGCGAATGATCCCATTGATTTGGTTATACAAGGAGCAATTAATTTCCCTACAAATTATGTTTCCAACAATCCATCTACACCTCTTACTCCAAATTATCCAACTCATTCTTCTAAAGTTGGACGGAGAAATCTGCCGGAATCCAAATTCGATTATAGTAATCTGAGTGCAAGGATTACTTTTGATGGTGTTGCTGGCGCATTGGTCTATGAACCGAGGTTCCCTCATCCCTATTATTATTATTTCCCTTGTAACGCTGCTATCAATGAGGCTCAGTTTGCGAAAAACTCTGGTTATACAATCCATACGATTGGCTATGACCTGGGAGATTTTGCCTTGGCCAACAATTCGTTGAAACTAACCGCTACAGACGAGAATCACTTCTTTACGGCGACACCGGCCAATTTAGCTGCAGCGTTTGATAATATTGCCCAAACTATTAATATAGGTATACAGAGGGGGGAGGTGACGGACTTTGTAGCTCCTGGTTTCATCGTTAAAAATCTGACGCAATCGGGAGATGTTACTCATTTGCTAAATGTTTCAAATGGAACGGTGCACTATGATGTCTCTACTAAAAAACTGACATGGACTACTGGTACTATCCTGAGCTCATCAGAAGCTACCATAACTTATCGTATTTATGCCGATTTGGATTATATACAGAACAATGATATTCCGGTAAATACTACTTCTGCTATCGGCCCGGATCTTGGTGGATTCGATACCAATACCGAGGCAAAATTGACCTATACCAATTCCAATGGCGAATCGAATCAGCAGTTAATTTTCCCACGTCCGACGGTTAAGTTAGGTTATGGTGTTATTAAGCGGCACTATGTATTGGTAAATAAAGACGGTCAACCCATACAGGCAAATGGAACAGTTGTCAGTTCCCTAAGCGAGGCTCATGTTCTACAGTCACAAGATTTCTTTTTGCCCTCAGGTGGAGGTCATATTGTTCCCAAATGGATAAAGTTGGACAAAACGACCGAAGCATTACAGTACTATTCCGTACCTCCGACTAACACGGTCATCACTACTGCCGATGGTAAACGTTATCGTTTTGTCGAAGTCCCAGGCTCCACGCCGAATCCGGGCCAAATCGGTATCAGTTGGAAAAAACCGGCAGGAAACGCTTACTTCGCTTACAAGCTCCTCAATTATTGGATGGGAGGAACAACAGACCAACAGAGTGAATGGGATGTGACGTCCAATTGGACAGGAGCCCAAGTACCACTCACGGGAGAAGATGTAGAGTTTGCAACGACAGAAAATTTCGGTTCTCCAGCGGTAGCTGATTTGCATGTCCCGACAACCAACCCCAAAATTATCGGTAACCTTATCAATAATTCAGACAAGGATTTAGTTGTTACCACAAACAGTCAATTGACGATCAACGGCGTGGTTGAGGATAACAATCCGAATGTCGGTACGATCGTCGTGAAGTCGTCGAAAGACAATCCTACGGGGACATTGCTTTTTGCCAATCCGGGCTATAATCAAAATGTAGGGGGGACCGTCGAGTTTTACAATCAGGGATATGATTGTGCCGATTGTGGTATGTATCGCAGGAGCTGGCAGTATTTCGGTATCCCTGTCAATGAATCAGGTTTTCCAATTAATGATGTGGGCGGAAACGAGACCGTCAACCAATGGGTTGAGCCTTTCAATGGCGATAAGTGGCGACCTGCACCTTATGCACCTGATACAAAGCTTCAGAAATTCAAGGGCTATCAGATCACGAATGACGTGCAGGCACAGCCTACGGGAGTTTACAGCTTCAAGGGTACGCTTTGTGTGTGCGATGCCTTCCTGAACCTGACACGCACGTCCGGTGTCAACTACTCGGGCGCCAACTTGATCGGCAACTCATACACTGGAGCCATCGACATCAAGCAAGGTATTGTCTTCCCGCCGGAAGTCGAGCAGACGGTGTATCTGTTCAACACGGGAACACGCGACCAGTGGCGTAAGCTGAATGGAAGCACGGTTTCAGGTTTTCGAGCCGGTCAGTACCTCTCTGTACCTAAGAATACAGCGGGTCAGGACAATCTTCCGGATCGTATTCCATCGATGCATTCCTTCTTGGTGAAGATGCAGAACGGAGCCTCTTGTACGTTGCAGATCTTGTACGATAAGCTGCTCAAGAACACGACTGTAAACAACGGTAATGGTACGCAGATCACATGGCGATCCGGCAACTCCGGATCGGCGAATATGCCGTCACTTGTGATGGATGTTCTTGGTAATGAGTCGGCCGACCGTTTGTGGATCTTTACCGATGGGGGTCTTTCGTTCGGATTCGACAACGGCTGGGATGGTCGCAAGTTGACTGAAAAAGGTTTGTCACAACTTTATGCGATGTCCGACATCGGTAATGATAAATTCCAGGTTGCCGGGGTTCCGGAATTGAATAACCTGCTGATCGGCTTCGATGCGGATAAGGATGGTCAATACACGTTGGAGTTTGCTCTTTCGGATCATTTTGCGAAAGGCGGAGTTTTCCTTGAGGATCTTAGCCGTGGAGTTACACGGCGAATAGTCGACGGCGGTTCGTATTCATTCGATGCCAAGCGAGGAGATTCCGGGGCTCGTTTCCGTCTCTCTTATGACGAAGAGTGGGTTGAATCGGCAGAGGTTTCTGTTTTGGTTGGTACGGTCGGGAAGCGAATCCTTATCACGAATAACTGTGAGCATGCCTGTCAGGCCAATGTTTATACAACTGACGGAAAACTTCTGATTCGATTGGACGTAAAACCCGGAAGTAAGTCTATGACGGAACCATTGATCGATGGAGCTTACGTTGTCAGTCTGCAAAGTCCTGCCACGAGTAGCAATGTAAGGAAAGTTGTAGTCAACTAA
- a CDS encoding DUF1661 domain-containing protein has protein sequence MARDFFTSRAKMKKFTRHVFRNHKCRNFCNVTCDVRS, from the coding sequence TTGGCTCGAGATTTTTTTACTTCTCGCGCCAAAATGAAAAAGTTTACGCGCCACGTTTTTAGAAACCACAAATGCAGAAATTTCTGCAACGTGACATGTGATGTAAGATCCTAA